Proteins encoded by one window of Panicum virgatum strain AP13 chromosome 7N, P.virgatum_v5, whole genome shotgun sequence:
- the LOC120680831 gene encoding vacuolar protein-sorting-associated protein 11 homolog isoform X1 encodes MSLVPVVATLHPIQVPLAPPRPTPPSPIPPEPPRPAPPRRRPIRPPRAGPACTSGASSSSSRRRRPAAAAGAEGRPPPCRPRSRVASPAARAAAAASRWGATTAPLGSSTAGSASPTASKPTPPPSSSSSSSSKGMFLSPLEMMISRLRSHQQQEEGSSTTAPFCVQILRIFTDHFPQAKITSFMVLEEAPPILLIAIGLDNGFIYCIKGDIARERITRFKLQVDAASDGSTSLPITGLGFRVEGQAHQLFAVTPSSVTLFNLHVQPPRRQTLDQIGCQTNAVAMSDRMDLIIGRPEAVYFYEVDGRGPCWAFDGDKKFVGWFRGYLLCIIEDQRTQKGTLNVYDLKNRLIAHSMPVGDVSHLVCEWGYIILIMDDKKILCIGEKDMESKLDMLFKKNLYTVAINLVQSQQADPASTAEVLRKYGDHLYGKQEYDEAMSQYIHTIGHLEPSYVIQKFLDAKRIYNLTNYLEKLHDRGLASKDHTTLLLNCYTKLKDVEKLNNFIKDEDGIGEIKFDVETAIRVCRAAGYHEHAMFVAKKSGRHELYLKILLEDLGRYDEALQYISGLEANQAGLTVKEYGKILVEHRPAETVEILLRLCTNLGDPTTRRGSNSMHLLMIPSPMDFVNIFVHSAQYLMEFLENYIKAVKDSPAQTEIHNTLLELYISNDLSFPSISQENGFENHNTKETNGKETANGYKSGTRDKANLGKEDTKIAKSIVDRRRKGLALLKSAWTSEMQDPLYDVDLALILCNTHAFKDGLLFLYEKLKLYKEVISCYKQAHDHQGLIACCKKLGDSSQGGDPSLWGDLLKYFGELGEDCSKEVKEVLTYIEKEDVVPPIVVLQTLSKNPCLTLSVVKDYIARKLEQESKLIEDDRKSIDKYQEETELMKREIEDLKTNAKVFQLSKCTACTFTLDLPAVHFMCMHSFHLRCLGDNEKECPECAPEYRSVMEAKQKLEQNARDHDIFFRQLRGSKDGFSVVADYFSKGIVSKTTVPPENGR; translated from the exons atgtcattggtaccggtcgTAGCTACACTGCATCCGATCCAGGTCCCACTCGCACCGCCTCGCCCGACACCGCCGAGCCCGATCCCACCCGAGCCGcctcgccccgccccgccccgccggcggccgatCCGCCCGCCCCGCGCCGGCCCGGCATGTACCAGTGGCGCAAGTTCGagttcttcgaggagaaggcggccggccgcggcggcgggggcggagggtcgtccgccgccgtgccggccgaGATCGCGGGTCGCGTCACCTGCTGCtcgggcggccgcggccgcgtcgcGGTGGGGTGCGACGACGGCACCGTTGGGCTCCTCGACCGCGGGTTCCGCCTCTCCTACGGCTTCCAAGCCCACGCCTCCTCCGTCCTCTTCCTCCAGCAGCTCAAG CAAAGGAATGTTCTTGTCACCGTTGGAGATGATGATCAGTCGTCTTCGCAGTCATCAGCA ACAAGAAGAGGGATCAAGTACAACAGCTCCTTTCTGTGTTCAAATTTTGCGGATCTTCACTGATCACTTTCCTCAAGCAAAG ATTACATCATTTATGGTTTTAGAAGAAGCACCACCTATACTGTTGATTGCCATTGGACTGGACAATGGTTTCATTTATTGCATCAAAGGTGACATTGCACGTGAGCGTATTACACGCTTCAAGTTGCAGGTTGATGCTGCTTCAGATGGCAGCACTAGTTTGCCTATCACTGGTCTTGGTTTCCGAGTTGAGGGGCAAGCACATCAGCTCTTTGCTGTAACTCCTAGTTCCGTAACCTTGTTCAACTTGCATGTTCAACCACCAAGGAGGCAAACACTTGATCAGATTGGTTGCCAGACCAATGCTGTGGCAATGAGTGACCGAATG GATCTAATTATCGGTAGACCTGAAGCTGTGTATTTCTATGAAGTTGATGGTAGGGGTCCTTGCTGGGCATTTGATGGTGATAAAAAGTTTGTAGGTTGGTTTCGAGGCTATTTACTTTGCATTATTGAAGATCAGAGGACTCAGAAGGGTACCCTTAATGTTTATGACCTTAAGAATCGGCTAATTGCACATAGCATGCCTGTGGGGGATGTTTCACACTTGGTCTGTGAGTGGGGTTATATTATTCTTATTATGGATGACAAAAAGATTCTGTGCATTGGAGAGAAAGACATGGAAAGTAAGCTTGACATGTTGTTCAAGAAAAATCTTTATACAGTTGCAATCAATCTTGTACAAAGTCAGCAGGCTGATCCTGCTTCGACTGCTGAGGTGCTGCGGAAGTATGGTGACCATCTGTATGGGAAACAGGAATATGATGAGGCTATGTCCCAGTATATCCACACTATTGGTCATCTTGAACCATCATATGTTATACAGAAGTTCCTTGATGCAAAGCGTATCTACAACCTGACAAATTATTTAGAGAAGTTACATGATAGAGGGTTAGCATCCAAAGACCACACCACCCTTCTATTGAACTGCTATACCAAATTGAAAGATGTGGAGAAACTTAACaatttcatcaaagatgaaGATGGGATAGGTGAAATAAAGTTTGATGTGGAAACTGCTATAAGAGTATGCCGTGCTGCTGGATATCATGAGCATGCTATGTTCGTGGCAAAAAAGTCTGGGAGGCATGAGTTGTACTTGAAAATTTTACTTGAGGATCTGGGTAGATATGATGAGGCACTGCAATATATATCTGGTCTTGAGGCAAATCAAGCAGGTCTTACTGTAAAAGAATATGGGAAAATTCTTGTGGAACATAGACCTGCCGAAACAGTTGAAATACTGTTAAGGCTCTGTACCAATCTTGGAGATCCTACAACAAGAAGAGGTTCAAACAGCATGCACTTGCTTATGATACCATCGCCAATGGATTTTGTGAATATATTTGTGCACAGTGCACAATACCTTATGGAATTTCTGGAAAATTATATCAAAGCAGTCAAGGACTCACCTGCGCAGACAGAAATTCATAACACCCTTCTGGAGCTCTATATTTCAAATGATTTGAGCTTCCCTTCTATCTCACAAGAAAATGGCTTTGAGAATCACAATACCAAAGAAACGAATGGTAAGGAAACTGCAAACGGCTATAAGTCTGGAACAAGAGACAAAGCAAATCTCGGAAAAGAAGATACTAAAATAGCAAAGAGTATTGTTGATAGGAGAAGGAAAGGGCTTGCATTACTCAAGTCTGCTTGGACATCTGAGATGCAAGATCCTTTGTATGATGTTGATCTTGCTCTTATTCTTTGTAATACACATGCATTCAAAGATGGATTGCTCTTTCTGTATGAGAAACTAAAACTTTACAAAGAAGTTATTAGTTGTTACAAGCAAGCTCACGATCACCAAGGTTTAATTGCATGCTGCAAGAAGCTGGGGGACTCGTCTCAAGGAGGGGATCCATCTCTGTGGGGTGATCTGTTGAAGTATTTTGGGGAGCTCGGGGAAGATTGCTCTAAAGAAGTTAAAGAGGTCTTGACCTACATTGAAAAGGAAGATGTTGTGCCTCCCATTGTTGTGCTACAGACACTATCAAAAAACCCATGCTTGACACTCTCAGTTGTCAAGGATTACATTGCTCGCAAACTTGAGCAAGAATCAAAGTTAATTGAAGATGATAGAAAATCCATTGACAAGTATCAG gAGGAGACAGAGTTGATGAAAAGGGAGATTGAAGATCTCAAGACAAATGCTAAGGTTTTCCAACTCAGCAAGTGTACAGCTTGTACTTTCACCCTTGATCTTCCAGCTGTCCATTTCATGTGCATGCATTCATTCCACCTCCGCTGCCTTGGGGACAATGAAAAAGAATGCCCGGAATGTGCACCTGAATATAGATCTGTTATGGAGGCAAAGCAGAAGCTAGAACAAAACGCCAGGGACCATGACATATTTTTCAGGCAGTTGAGGGGTTCGAAGGACGGGTTTTCTGTGGTTGCGGACTATTTTAGCAAGGGCATAGTGAGCAAGACAACCGTACCGCCCGAGAATGGCCGATAG
- the LOC120680831 gene encoding vacuolar protein-sorting-associated protein 11 homolog isoform X2, whose protein sequence is MYQWRKFEFFEEKAAGRGGGGGGSSAAVPAEIAGRVTCCSGGRGRVAVGCDDGTVGLLDRGFRLSYGFQAHASSVLFLQQLKQRNVLVTVGDDDQSSSQSSAICLKVFDLDKVQEEGSSTTAPFCVQILRIFTDHFPQAKITSFMVLEEAPPILLIAIGLDNGFIYCIKGDIARERITRFKLQVDAASDGSTSLPITGLGFRVEGQAHQLFAVTPSSVTLFNLHVQPPRRQTLDQIGCQTNAVAMSDRMDLIIGRPEAVYFYEVDGRGPCWAFDGDKKFVGWFRGYLLCIIEDQRTQKGTLNVYDLKNRLIAHSMPVGDVSHLVCEWGYIILIMDDKKILCIGEKDMESKLDMLFKKNLYTVAINLVQSQQADPASTAEVLRKYGDHLYGKQEYDEAMSQYIHTIGHLEPSYVIQKFLDAKRIYNLTNYLEKLHDRGLASKDHTTLLLNCYTKLKDVEKLNNFIKDEDGIGEIKFDVETAIRVCRAAGYHEHAMFVAKKSGRHELYLKILLEDLGRYDEALQYISGLEANQAGLTVKEYGKILVEHRPAETVEILLRLCTNLGDPTTRRGSNSMHLLMIPSPMDFVNIFVHSAQYLMEFLENYIKAVKDSPAQTEIHNTLLELYISNDLSFPSISQENGFENHNTKETNGKETANGYKSGTRDKANLGKEDTKIAKSIVDRRRKGLALLKSAWTSEMQDPLYDVDLALILCNTHAFKDGLLFLYEKLKLYKEVISCYKQAHDHQGLIACCKKLGDSSQGGDPSLWGDLLKYFGELGEDCSKEVKEVLTYIEKEDVVPPIVVLQTLSKNPCLTLSVVKDYIARKLEQESKLIEDDRKSIDKYQEETELMKREIEDLKTNAKVFQLSKCTACTFTLDLPAVHFMCMHSFHLRCLGDNEKECPECAPEYRSVMEAKQKLEQNARDHDIFFRQLRGSKDGFSVVADYFSKGIVSKTTVPPENGR, encoded by the exons ATGTACCAGTGGCGCAAGTTCGagttcttcgaggagaaggcggccggccgcggcggcgggggcggagggtcgtccgccgccgtgccggccgaGATCGCGGGTCGCGTCACCTGCTGCtcgggcggccgcggccgcgtcgcGGTGGGGTGCGACGACGGCACCGTTGGGCTCCTCGACCGCGGGTTCCGCCTCTCCTACGGCTTCCAAGCCCACGCCTCCTCCGTCCTCTTCCTCCAGCAGCTCAAG CAAAGGAATGTTCTTGTCACCGTTGGAGATGATGATCAGTCGTCTTCGCAGTCATCAGCAATATGTCTCAAGGTTTTCGACCTTGACAAAGTACAAGAAGAGGGATCAAGTACAACAGCTCCTTTCTGTGTTCAAATTTTGCGGATCTTCACTGATCACTTTCCTCAAGCAAAG ATTACATCATTTATGGTTTTAGAAGAAGCACCACCTATACTGTTGATTGCCATTGGACTGGACAATGGTTTCATTTATTGCATCAAAGGTGACATTGCACGTGAGCGTATTACACGCTTCAAGTTGCAGGTTGATGCTGCTTCAGATGGCAGCACTAGTTTGCCTATCACTGGTCTTGGTTTCCGAGTTGAGGGGCAAGCACATCAGCTCTTTGCTGTAACTCCTAGTTCCGTAACCTTGTTCAACTTGCATGTTCAACCACCAAGGAGGCAAACACTTGATCAGATTGGTTGCCAGACCAATGCTGTGGCAATGAGTGACCGAATG GATCTAATTATCGGTAGACCTGAAGCTGTGTATTTCTATGAAGTTGATGGTAGGGGTCCTTGCTGGGCATTTGATGGTGATAAAAAGTTTGTAGGTTGGTTTCGAGGCTATTTACTTTGCATTATTGAAGATCAGAGGACTCAGAAGGGTACCCTTAATGTTTATGACCTTAAGAATCGGCTAATTGCACATAGCATGCCTGTGGGGGATGTTTCACACTTGGTCTGTGAGTGGGGTTATATTATTCTTATTATGGATGACAAAAAGATTCTGTGCATTGGAGAGAAAGACATGGAAAGTAAGCTTGACATGTTGTTCAAGAAAAATCTTTATACAGTTGCAATCAATCTTGTACAAAGTCAGCAGGCTGATCCTGCTTCGACTGCTGAGGTGCTGCGGAAGTATGGTGACCATCTGTATGGGAAACAGGAATATGATGAGGCTATGTCCCAGTATATCCACACTATTGGTCATCTTGAACCATCATATGTTATACAGAAGTTCCTTGATGCAAAGCGTATCTACAACCTGACAAATTATTTAGAGAAGTTACATGATAGAGGGTTAGCATCCAAAGACCACACCACCCTTCTATTGAACTGCTATACCAAATTGAAAGATGTGGAGAAACTTAACaatttcatcaaagatgaaGATGGGATAGGTGAAATAAAGTTTGATGTGGAAACTGCTATAAGAGTATGCCGTGCTGCTGGATATCATGAGCATGCTATGTTCGTGGCAAAAAAGTCTGGGAGGCATGAGTTGTACTTGAAAATTTTACTTGAGGATCTGGGTAGATATGATGAGGCACTGCAATATATATCTGGTCTTGAGGCAAATCAAGCAGGTCTTACTGTAAAAGAATATGGGAAAATTCTTGTGGAACATAGACCTGCCGAAACAGTTGAAATACTGTTAAGGCTCTGTACCAATCTTGGAGATCCTACAACAAGAAGAGGTTCAAACAGCATGCACTTGCTTATGATACCATCGCCAATGGATTTTGTGAATATATTTGTGCACAGTGCACAATACCTTATGGAATTTCTGGAAAATTATATCAAAGCAGTCAAGGACTCACCTGCGCAGACAGAAATTCATAACACCCTTCTGGAGCTCTATATTTCAAATGATTTGAGCTTCCCTTCTATCTCACAAGAAAATGGCTTTGAGAATCACAATACCAAAGAAACGAATGGTAAGGAAACTGCAAACGGCTATAAGTCTGGAACAAGAGACAAAGCAAATCTCGGAAAAGAAGATACTAAAATAGCAAAGAGTATTGTTGATAGGAGAAGGAAAGGGCTTGCATTACTCAAGTCTGCTTGGACATCTGAGATGCAAGATCCTTTGTATGATGTTGATCTTGCTCTTATTCTTTGTAATACACATGCATTCAAAGATGGATTGCTCTTTCTGTATGAGAAACTAAAACTTTACAAAGAAGTTATTAGTTGTTACAAGCAAGCTCACGATCACCAAGGTTTAATTGCATGCTGCAAGAAGCTGGGGGACTCGTCTCAAGGAGGGGATCCATCTCTGTGGGGTGATCTGTTGAAGTATTTTGGGGAGCTCGGGGAAGATTGCTCTAAAGAAGTTAAAGAGGTCTTGACCTACATTGAAAAGGAAGATGTTGTGCCTCCCATTGTTGTGCTACAGACACTATCAAAAAACCCATGCTTGACACTCTCAGTTGTCAAGGATTACATTGCTCGCAAACTTGAGCAAGAATCAAAGTTAATTGAAGATGATAGAAAATCCATTGACAAGTATCAG gAGGAGACAGAGTTGATGAAAAGGGAGATTGAAGATCTCAAGACAAATGCTAAGGTTTTCCAACTCAGCAAGTGTACAGCTTGTACTTTCACCCTTGATCTTCCAGCTGTCCATTTCATGTGCATGCATTCATTCCACCTCCGCTGCCTTGGGGACAATGAAAAAGAATGCCCGGAATGTGCACCTGAATATAGATCTGTTATGGAGGCAAAGCAGAAGCTAGAACAAAACGCCAGGGACCATGACATATTTTTCAGGCAGTTGAGGGGTTCGAAGGACGGGTTTTCTGTGGTTGCGGACTATTTTAGCAAGGGCATAGTGAGCAAGACAACCGTACCGCCCGAGAATGGCCGATAG